The following are encoded in a window of Roseimaritima ulvae genomic DNA:
- a CDS encoding DUF1549 and DUF1553 domain-containing protein, whose product MLRRTRPGWLLLLAVLSAGLAGPTHAVQPVSFELDVQPLLTSTGCNAGACHGKQRGQNGFQLSLLGFDPEYDYHAVAVEARGRRLSHGAPGQSLLLQKATAEVPHGGGRRFTVGSAEYETLYRWIEQGALRRLPGEPTLQQVELVESQFSLLPGQQQSLKVMATYSDHTQRDVTAQTTYLSNDATVVSAAADGTMTAGKLPGETAVMARYMNRICVAEVVIPQDEMVPAEFYADLPRNNFIDDLVYAKLQKLGIRPSEPIDDATFLRRVSTDLIGRVPTAEEVADFVQSSDPNKREACVDRLLQHPAYVDHWSNMWADLLRPNPYRVGIKAVFNYDHWIRQQFRDDVPYDEFVRKLVTAKGSTWHNGAVTLYRDRRSPDEMATLISQLFLGVRLECAKCHHHVFEKWSQQDFYQFAAFFAKVKHKGTGLSPPISGSEELVYVGTSGTVKHPVSGEVMTPRPLFGELPESVEANADPREALAAWMTTKDNDYFAGVQVNRLWAALMGRGLVDPVDDLRSTNPPSNPALLDALVQHFQDINFDNKQLLKTIALSNVYSLSSLPNESNVGDRLNYSRHYRHRLRAEVLMDSIAQITETPHSLSGMPAGSRANQVWTHRVDSFFLDTFGRPNENQDPPCERLADSTVTQALHLMNSSDIDARIRSDSGRAARLAASDLSSAEVAQQLYLTIYSRMPTDAERQYVVEALDAAQDKRRAVIEDLMWAMLNTPEFSIQN is encoded by the coding sequence ATGCTGCGTCGTACCAGACCTGGTTGGTTGCTGCTGCTGGCTGTGCTGTCCGCCGGTTTGGCTGGACCCACGCATGCCGTCCAGCCGGTTAGCTTCGAACTGGACGTCCAGCCGCTGTTGACCTCCACCGGTTGCAATGCCGGCGCCTGCCACGGCAAACAACGCGGCCAGAACGGCTTCCAACTTTCGCTGCTGGGCTTTGACCCTGAATACGATTACCACGCCGTCGCCGTGGAGGCTCGCGGCCGACGATTGTCTCATGGAGCTCCGGGGCAGAGCCTGCTGCTGCAGAAAGCGACCGCGGAGGTGCCCCATGGCGGCGGGCGGCGGTTTACCGTGGGGTCCGCGGAATACGAAACCCTGTACCGCTGGATCGAACAGGGAGCCCTGCGACGGCTGCCGGGCGAACCCACGCTGCAACAGGTGGAATTGGTCGAATCCCAATTTTCACTGCTCCCCGGCCAACAACAATCCTTAAAGGTGATGGCCACCTACAGCGACCACACGCAACGCGACGTAACGGCCCAAACCACCTACCTCTCCAACGATGCGACCGTGGTCTCGGCGGCCGCCGATGGCACGATGACGGCGGGCAAACTGCCTGGCGAAACCGCCGTGATGGCGCGTTACATGAACCGCATCTGTGTCGCCGAAGTGGTGATCCCGCAAGACGAAATGGTGCCGGCGGAATTCTACGCGGATCTGCCTCGTAACAATTTCATCGACGATTTGGTGTATGCCAAGTTGCAAAAGCTGGGCATCCGACCATCCGAACCGATCGACGACGCCACGTTTTTGCGGCGGGTCAGCACCGATCTGATCGGTCGCGTGCCGACGGCCGAAGAGGTGGCCGACTTTGTGCAATCGAGCGATCCCAACAAACGCGAAGCCTGCGTCGATCGCTTACTCCAGCACCCCGCGTACGTCGATCATTGGTCGAATATGTGGGCGGATCTTTTGCGTCCCAATCCCTACCGTGTGGGCATCAAAGCGGTCTTCAATTATGACCATTGGATTCGCCAGCAGTTTCGCGACGACGTGCCTTACGATGAATTTGTCCGCAAACTGGTGACGGCCAAAGGCAGCACTTGGCACAACGGCGCCGTCACACTGTACCGCGACCGCCGCAGTCCCGATGAAATGGCCACGCTGATCAGTCAGTTGTTCCTCGGCGTGCGGCTGGAATGCGCAAAATGCCACCACCATGTTTTTGAAAAATGGAGCCAGCAGGACTTTTATCAATTTGCGGCGTTTTTTGCCAAAGTCAAACACAAGGGAACCGGACTATCGCCGCCCATTTCCGGCAGTGAAGAATTGGTTTACGTAGGCACCAGCGGGACGGTCAAACATCCCGTCAGCGGCGAAGTCATGACTCCGCGGCCGCTGTTCGGTGAGTTGCCGGAATCCGTTGAGGCGAACGCGGATCCGCGTGAAGCCTTGGCGGCTTGGATGACCACTAAAGACAACGATTATTTTGCCGGCGTGCAGGTCAACCGTTTGTGGGCCGCCTTGATGGGCCGTGGTTTGGTCGACCCGGTGGATGACTTGCGGAGCACCAACCCGCCCAGCAATCCCGCACTGCTGGACGCTCTGGTGCAACACTTCCAAGACATCAACTTTGATAATAAACAACTGCTAAAAACCATCGCCCTGTCGAACGTGTACTCCCTGTCATCGTTGCCCAACGAAAGCAACGTCGGCGATCGGCTAAATTATTCTCGCCACTATCGCCACCGGCTCCGCGCCGAAGTCTTGATGGACTCGATCGCTCAGATCACCGAAACGCCGCACTCGCTATCCGGGATGCCCGCCGGGTCACGAGCCAATCAGGTCTGGACGCACCGCGTCGATTCGTTCTTCCTGGATACCTTCGGCCGACCGAATGAAAACCAGGACCCTCCCTGCGAGCGGCTGGCCGATTCGACGGTCACCCAAGCCCTGCATTTGATGAACAGCAGCGACATCGACGCGCGGATCCGCAGCGATTCCGGCCGCGCCGCTCGACTGGCTGCAAGCGACCTGTCTAGCGCCGAGGTCGCGCAGCAACTGTACCTGACGATTTACTCCCGGATGCCTACCGATGCCGAACGCCAGTACGTCGTCGAAGCCCTCGATGCTGCACAAGACAAACGTCGCGCGGTGATCGAAGACCTGATGTGGGCAATGCTCAACACGCCCGAATTCTCCATTCAAAATTGA
- a CDS encoding DUF1501 domain-containing protein: MNALHRNRNCEGLARRDCLRLGLSGLIAGGLSGALRSQAQASATGPTTASADACILVWLDGGPSHYETFDPKPDAPVEIRGEYSTLQTQTPGVRFSEPMKRLAAISDSLAIVRSIRHNQGNHGAGNHYMMTGAPPRIPVGCGAFVSFHPSLGSAVAKQVGAPHGIPAYFSLPSMTRSGGPNFLGAKYAPFVVPGNPNSSGFQVRDVTLPSAISEGRFTTRQQLRKDIDRMLRIEDEVAADPVLAADEFFGQSMQLITSQEAQTAFDIHQESDETRDAYGRHTFGQQALLARRLVTAGVPFVTLNHGGWDHHTDIFDRLNTKLPPVEATVAALIEDLEQRGMLERTLVVMLGEFGRTPQINKRGGRDHWSNAMSVMFAGGGTPGGQVIGATDRLGYSAVERVLSPENFVSTIYRKLGMDPGQILLTPEGRPTHLVSDATPISELM; this comes from the coding sequence ATGAATGCCTTGCATCGAAATCGAAATTGTGAAGGACTGGCCCGCCGCGATTGCCTGCGACTGGGCTTGAGCGGATTGATCGCGGGCGGACTGAGTGGTGCTTTGCGCTCGCAAGCCCAAGCCTCCGCGACGGGCCCCACCACCGCGTCGGCCGACGCCTGCATCTTGGTTTGGCTCGATGGAGGCCCCAGCCATTATGAGACCTTCGACCCCAAGCCTGACGCTCCGGTAGAAATTCGCGGGGAATACAGCACGCTGCAAACCCAAACGCCGGGCGTGCGGTTTTCCGAACCCATGAAGCGTCTGGCCGCGATTTCGGATTCGCTGGCGATCGTTCGCTCGATCCGTCATAACCAAGGGAATCACGGCGCCGGCAATCACTACATGATGACCGGTGCCCCGCCCCGCATCCCGGTCGGCTGCGGCGCCTTTGTCAGCTTCCACCCCAGCTTGGGCAGTGCGGTGGCCAAGCAAGTTGGGGCGCCACACGGCATCCCCGCCTACTTCTCGCTGCCCAGCATGACGCGTTCGGGCGGGCCCAATTTCCTGGGTGCCAAGTATGCTCCCTTTGTGGTGCCCGGAAATCCCAACAGCAGCGGTTTCCAAGTTCGCGACGTGACGCTTCCCTCGGCGATTAGCGAAGGCCGCTTTACCACGCGACAGCAGTTGCGCAAAGACATCGACCGCATGCTGCGAATCGAAGACGAAGTGGCCGCCGATCCTGTATTGGCCGCCGATGAATTTTTCGGTCAAAGCATGCAGTTGATCACCAGCCAGGAAGCTCAAACGGCGTTTGACATCCACCAGGAAAGCGACGAAACCCGCGACGCTTACGGCCGCCACACGTTTGGTCAACAAGCTCTACTGGCTCGTCGGTTGGTCACCGCCGGAGTCCCCTTCGTCACGCTGAACCACGGCGGTTGGGATCACCACACCGATATCTTCGACCGCTTGAACACCAAACTTCCTCCCGTGGAAGCCACCGTGGCGGCCCTGATCGAAGACCTCGAACAGCGCGGCATGCTGGAACGCACGCTGGTGGTGATGCTGGGCGAATTCGGCCGCACGCCGCAAATCAATAAACGCGGCGGACGCGATCACTGGTCCAATGCGATGAGCGTGATGTTTGCCGGAGGCGGAACGCCAGGCGGCCAAGTAATCGGCGCCACCGACCGCTTGGGATACTCGGCCGTCGAACGCGTGCTGTCCCCCGAAAACTTCGTCTCAACGATTTACCGAAAACTGGGCATGGACCCGGGACAAATTCTATTGACGCCGGAAGGACGTCCCACTCACCTGGTCAGCGACGCCACGCCGATCTCCGAGTTGATGTAA
- a CDS encoding COG1470 family protein: MEKYHSRHSLHGRHSLREWYDGRHSLREWYAQRYFRGAKGDHKAKGDLALFVAWLLVLAAPSLAQAQITVDRLFPPVVARDQQTTVVAEGKLDSWPVEVSADRSSVTITAGEKKGELQIQVPADQPPGVLWLRLRDQAAASGWTPLLIASHAVAVESEPNNAPPEATPVDLPAAVAGRLAKSGDVDCFRIHAAPGTTLVASLTAQQILKSPMDAVLQIVDAQGNVLAQNDDLHGRDPQIVMQTPQASELFVRVFAFPETPNSTIGFAGGAAYTYALNLTTGPFLDHALPLRGDMQAADGGAAAFGWNLTERSPLLFAAATAVSPPTAYRDDASGWQWQDSTDLQTPAISENEDLADAPLLSLPVQYSGHLRSPDEVDRIRFAVQASQRYRVVLASQHYGFPLDAAIEVVNAEDGTAIANNDDRARTEFDPTLEFVAKQDMTVELRIKDMANQGGPYHAYAVTVHPAVPAVQLTLAADHYRVTAGETLDIPITVSREFKYVDKLQVSIEGLPEGVDCPPLTSVADGDTSKLVTLKLTANADAAFQGNIRVIAQPVDEADKPLDQPPRRAVHRLRPQVVVDQVWLTVAPKKK; the protein is encoded by the coding sequence ATGGAAAAGTATCACAGTCGCCATTCGCTCCATGGTCGTCATTCGCTCCGCGAATGGTACGATGGTCGTCATTCGCTCCGCGAATGGTACGCGCAACGCTACTTTCGCGGAGCGAAAGGCGACCATAAAGCGAAAGGCGACCTTGCGTTGTTCGTTGCCTGGCTGCTTGTCCTGGCGGCGCCATCACTTGCCCAAGCCCAAATCACGGTCGACCGCCTATTCCCGCCCGTGGTCGCTCGCGATCAGCAAACGACCGTCGTCGCCGAAGGAAAACTGGACAGCTGGCCGGTGGAAGTCAGCGCCGACCGTTCGTCGGTGACAATCACCGCCGGCGAGAAAAAAGGCGAACTGCAGATCCAGGTCCCCGCCGACCAGCCACCCGGTGTGCTTTGGCTGCGACTGCGGGACCAGGCCGCGGCCAGCGGCTGGACGCCCCTGCTGATCGCGTCACATGCGGTGGCGGTGGAAAGCGAACCGAATAACGCTCCGCCCGAAGCCACGCCCGTCGACTTGCCCGCGGCGGTCGCGGGACGATTAGCCAAAAGCGGCGACGTCGATTGCTTTCGCATCCATGCCGCGCCGGGCACCACCCTGGTGGCCTCGCTGACAGCCCAGCAAATTTTAAAATCACCCATGGATGCCGTCCTGCAGATCGTGGATGCCCAGGGCAACGTGTTAGCACAGAACGATGACCTGCATGGCCGCGATCCGCAGATCGTCATGCAAACTCCCCAGGCGAGCGAATTATTTGTTCGCGTGTTCGCCTTTCCCGAAACTCCCAACAGCACGATCGGGTTCGCCGGCGGCGCGGCGTATACCTACGCATTAAACCTAACCACAGGCCCCTTTCTGGACCACGCGTTGCCGCTGCGTGGCGACATGCAAGCGGCCGATGGCGGCGCGGCGGCGTTTGGCTGGAATTTGACCGAACGCTCGCCGCTGTTGTTTGCCGCCGCCACCGCGGTCAGCCCCCCAACGGCCTATCGCGACGATGCCAGCGGCTGGCAGTGGCAGGATTCAACCGATCTTCAAACTCCCGCAATCAGTGAAAACGAAGACCTCGCGGATGCTCCCTTGTTGAGCCTACCGGTGCAATACAGCGGACATCTGCGGAGTCCTGACGAAGTGGACCGGATTCGGTTTGCCGTGCAGGCTTCTCAACGTTACCGAGTTGTGCTGGCATCGCAACACTACGGGTTCCCACTGGATGCAGCGATCGAGGTGGTCAATGCAGAGGATGGCACGGCGATCGCCAACAACGACGACCGGGCGCGCACCGAGTTCGATCCCACTCTGGAGTTCGTTGCCAAGCAGGACATGACTGTGGAGCTACGAATCAAAGACATGGCGAATCAAGGCGGTCCCTACCACGCCTACGCCGTGACCGTGCACCCCGCGGTGCCCGCGGTGCAACTGACCTTGGCTGCGGATCACTACCGCGTCACCGCGGGGGAAACGCTGGACATTCCCATTACCGTGTCGCGTGAATTCAAGTATGTCGACAAGTTGCAAGTCTCCATCGAAGGCTTGCCAGAAGGCGTCGACTGTCCGCCCCTCACCTCGGTGGCCGACGGGGACACGTCGAAGTTGGTGACGCTCAAGCTGACCGCCAACGCCGACGCCGCCTTTCAAGGCAACATCCGCGTGATTGCGCAGCCCGTGGACGAAGCGGATAAGCCGCTCGACCAGCCGCCACGACGCGCCGTGCATCGCTTGCGACCACAGGTCGTCGTCGACCAAGTCTGGTTAACCGTCGCCCCCAAGAAAAAGTAG
- a CDS encoding carboxypeptidase-like regulatory domain-containing protein has protein sequence MTRKLIHSVLAIAMSVAMACPQAVQAARATTMKVDGVTVSTTIKDLVMHQGTVQGALVDPNGKPLAGQPAVIAQQGKTLAVKSTDAQGRYSFENLQPGVYQVATYAGIQTYRVWDASNAPQTADKGIIQVASEDVIRGAHGCSDPGCDGGCDGCDGIGGGGGKLSGCLANPNVVVLGAAAVAAAIAIPLALDDDDDDAS, from the coding sequence ATGACACGTAAACTAATCCACTCGGTGCTTGCCATTGCAATGAGCGTTGCTATGGCGTGCCCTCAAGCCGTCCAGGCTGCTCGCGCAACTACCATGAAGGTCGATGGCGTGACGGTTAGCACCACCATTAAAGATCTGGTGATGCACCAGGGCACTGTTCAAGGTGCTTTGGTGGACCCGAACGGCAAGCCGCTGGCCGGACAGCCCGCCGTGATCGCCCAACAGGGAAAAACCTTGGCTGTCAAATCGACCGATGCCCAAGGCCGCTACAGCTTTGAAAACCTGCAACCGGGCGTCTACCAAGTCGCTACGTATGCCGGTATCCAGACCTACCGCGTGTGGGATGCCAGCAACGCTCCCCAAACCGCCGACAAGGGCATCATCCAAGTCGCCAGCGAAGACGTCATCCGTGGCGCTCATGGTTGCTCGGATCCGGGTTGTGACGGCGGCTGTGACGGTTGTGACGGCATCGGTGGTGGCGGCGGCAAGCTGTCTGGCTGCCTGGCCAACCCCAACGTGGTTGTCCTGGGTGCAGCTGCGGTTGCCGCAGCAATCGCCATCCCCTTGGCTTTGGATGACGACGACGACGACGCTTCCTGA
- the pdxH gene encoding pyridoxamine 5'-phosphate oxidase yields MTGDIKAMRRAYTLGGIDTENVQADPIEQFREWFQAARQAGPPEWLEINAMTLATADRQGNVTSRIVLLKSVEPEGFTFFTNYQSIKGRQLAVNPRASLCFFWPHLERQVRIDGAVQTVAASVSDEYFQSRPRDSQLGALLSEQSAAVADRATLEARFESLREQHQERPVPRPEHWGGYRVQPQRIEFWQGRPNRIHDRICYTRRGEGWAIERLCP; encoded by the coding sequence ATGACTGGTGATATCAAAGCCATGCGACGGGCTTACACGTTAGGCGGTATTGATACCGAAAACGTGCAAGCGGATCCGATCGAGCAGTTTCGGGAGTGGTTTCAGGCTGCCCGTCAGGCGGGGCCTCCGGAGTGGTTGGAGATTAACGCGATGACCTTGGCGACGGCGGATCGGCAGGGAAACGTGACCAGCCGGATCGTGTTGTTGAAAAGCGTCGAGCCCGAGGGATTTACCTTCTTCACCAACTATCAAAGCATCAAAGGTCGGCAGCTCGCGGTTAATCCTCGAGCTTCCTTGTGCTTCTTTTGGCCTCATTTGGAACGTCAGGTTCGCATCGATGGGGCCGTGCAGACGGTCGCGGCGTCGGTCTCGGACGAATACTTTCAAAGCCGTCCGCGGGACAGCCAACTGGGGGCATTGTTGAGTGAACAATCCGCCGCGGTGGCGGATCGGGCGACCCTGGAAGCCCGCTTTGAAAGCCTGCGTGAGCAGCATCAGGAGCGTCCGGTGCCGCGTCCCGAGCACTGGGGAGGCTACCGGGTGCAGCCCCAGCGGATCGAGTTTTGGCAGGGGCGGCCGAACCGGATCCACGACCGTATTTGTTACACCCGTCGAGGCGAGGGCTGGGCCATCGAGCGACTTTGCCCCTAG
- a CDS encoding YqgE/AlgH family protein — MTNSLAGNLLVASTDLDHEIFSRSVCLVVHHDHNGAIGLMLNRPLRPQPAELLSMIGGESQRNAEPAGGTVHFGGPLSGPVVALHAMPTLADSETMAGVYVAAQKEHLEQLLHQATPMRLIVGHAGWAAGQLESEILLGSWHVAPASPDIIFSSDDGMWSQSIRQACGRSVARWVGARPAASPELN; from the coding sequence ATGACGAACTCACTAGCGGGAAACTTGTTGGTTGCTTCGACCGACCTGGATCATGAGATCTTTTCGCGGTCGGTGTGTTTGGTGGTCCACCACGATCACAATGGAGCGATTGGATTAATGCTGAACCGGCCACTGCGGCCTCAGCCAGCGGAGTTGCTTTCGATGATCGGTGGCGAATCGCAGCGAAACGCCGAACCGGCTGGTGGGACGGTTCACTTCGGAGGCCCTTTGTCGGGACCGGTGGTCGCCCTGCATGCCATGCCGACGCTCGCCGATTCGGAAACCATGGCAGGCGTCTACGTAGCCGCTCAAAAGGAACACCTCGAGCAACTGCTGCATCAGGCGACGCCGATGCGGCTGATCGTGGGGCATGCCGGTTGGGCCGCCGGACAGTTAGAATCGGAAATCCTGCTGGGTAGCTGGCACGTGGCGCCGGCCTCGCCCGACATTATCTTTAGCAGCGACGATGGGATGTGGTCGCAATCGATCCGCCAAGCTTGCGGTCGCTCGGTAGCCCGTTGGGTTGGTGCTCGCCCCGCAGCCAGCCCTGAGCTAAATTAG
- a CDS encoding cold shock domain-containing protein encodes MAEYVPQPVYHIQRRRLGRIKFVQEEGKFGFIDAEDFRDDVFFHQSVWESRERRPEVDLFVEFEIDDEFQKKEKKLRATVVRETTRPEGAMLEPTVDPHLRAKHHPKARRQRPSWRNKDK; translated from the coding sequence GTGGCCGAATACGTCCCCCAGCCTGTCTACCACATCCAGCGTCGCCGGTTGGGTCGCATCAAGTTCGTTCAGGAAGAGGGCAAATTCGGCTTTATCGACGCTGAAGATTTTCGCGACGATGTGTTTTTCCATCAGAGCGTTTGGGAAAGCCGAGAACGGCGGCCTGAGGTCGATCTGTTTGTGGAATTCGAAATCGATGACGAATTCCAAAAGAAAGAGAAGAAGCTGCGGGCAACGGTGGTTCGCGAAACCACCCGTCCCGAGGGTGCGATGCTGGAACCTACGGTCGACCCACACCTGCGAGCCAAGCATCATCCCAAAGCCCGCCGTCAACGCCCCAGCTGGCGCAATAAAGACAAGTAG